A part of Oncorhynchus masou masou isolate Uvic2021 chromosome 30, UVic_Omas_1.1, whole genome shotgun sequence genomic DNA contains:
- the LOC135522045 gene encoding G protein-activated inward rectifier potassium channel 4-like isoform X1 — protein sequence MNCFKRRFGQDVEKQDQKLSKPRWDTPKNKVPTDRTMVVGGRQGGGCKGFNRSGHTLRKRRQRYVEKDGKCNVHHGNVREKYRYMTDIFTTLVDLKWRFNLLVFTLVYTTTWVFFGLIWWLIAYIRGDLDHTDDGDWIPCVNNLNGFVSAFLFSIETETTIGYGYRVITDKCPEGILLLLVQAILGSIVNAFMVGCMFVKISQPKKRAETLMFSHKAVISVRDSKLCLMFRVGDLRNSHIVEASIRAKLIRSKQTKEGEFIPLNQMDINVGFDTGDDRLFLVSPLIICHEFNEGSPFWEISQEQLEREEFEVVVILEGMVEATGMTCQARSSYLDSEVMWGERFTPVLSLEEGFYEVDYESFHHTYPTPTPTCSARELAELAKKGEAIPLPPLSPPPVLEPPPPGPEKEEDRGEEEVGVEELGDGEGDNISNGDANRMDDGHE from the exons ATGAATTGCTTCAAAAGGCGTTTTGGACAGGATGTGGAGAAACAGGACCAAAAGCTGTCAAAACCAAGATGGGATACACCCAAAAACAAG GTGCCCACAGACCGGACCATGGTGGTGGGTGGCAGGCAAGGTGGGGGCTGTAAAGGTTTCAACCGTTCAGGACATACCCTGAGGAAACGGCGCCAGCGCTACGTGGAGAAGGACGGCAAGTGCAACGTGCATCACGGCAACGTGCGTGAGAAATACCGCTACATGACAGACATCTTCACTACCCTGGTGGACCTGAAGTGGCGCTTTAACCTGCTGGTGTTCACCCTGGTCTACACAACCACCTGGGTATTCTTCGGTCTCATCTGGTGGCTCATCGCCTACATCCGCGGAGACCTGGACCACACCGACGATGGAGACTGGATCCCCTGCGTCAACAACCTCAACGGCTTCGTCTCCGCCTTTCTCTTCTCCATCGAGACGGAGACCACCATCGGCTACGGCTACCGGGTCATCACTGATAAATGTCCAGAGGGGATTCTCCTGCTTTTAGTCCAGGCCATCCTGGGCTCCATTGTCAATGCCTTCATGGTGGGATGCATGTTCGTCAAGATCTCCCAGCCAAAGAAGCGAGCCGAGACTCTCATGTTCTCCCACAAGGCGGTGATCTCTGTGAGGGACAGCAAGCTGTGTCTGATGTTCAGGGTCGGAGACCTAAGGAACTCACACATCGTGGAGGCCTCCATCCGGGCCAAGCTGATCCGCTCCAAGCAGACCAAGGAAGGGGAGTTTATCCCTCTCAATCAGATGGATATCAATGTGGGCTTCGATACGGGGGACGACAGGCTCTTCCTGGTGTCGCCACTCATCATCTGTCATGAGTTCAACGAGGGCAGTCCCTTCTGGGAGATCTCACAGgaacagctggagagagaggagtttgAGGTAGTGGTCATCCTGGAGGGCATGGTGGAAGCCACAG GAATGACATGCCAGGCGCGCAGCTCCTACCTAGACTCAGAGGTCATGTGGGGGGAGCGCTTCACCCCTGTGCTCTCCCTAGAGGAGGGCTTCTACGAGGTGGACTATGAATCCTTTCACCACACCTACCCTACCCCGACCCCCACCTGCTCTGCCCGAGAGCTGGCCGAGCTGGCCAAGAAGGGAGAGGCCATCCCCCTACCTCCCCTGTCCCCACCTCCAGTCCTGGAGCCACCCCCACCAGGTCCAGAgaaggaggaagacagaggggaggaagaggttGGGGTGGAGGAActaggggatggagagggggataacATTAGCAATGGAGATGCCAACAGGATGGATGATGGGCATGAATGA
- the LOC135522045 gene encoding G protein-activated inward rectifier potassium channel 4-like isoform X2 — protein sequence MNCFKRRFGQDVEKQDQKLSKPRWDTPKNKVPTDRTMVVGGRQGGGCKGFNRSGHTLRKRRQRYVEKDGKCNVHHGNVREKYRYMTDIFTTLVDLKWRFNLLVFTLVYTTTWVFFGLIWWLIAYIRGDLDHTDDGDWIPCVNNLNGFVSAFLFSIETETTIGYGYRVITDKCPEGILLLLVQAILGSIVNAFMVGCMFVKISQPKKRAETLMFSHKAVISVRDSKLCLMFRVGDLRNSHIVEASIRAKLIRSKQTKEGEFIPLNQMDINVGFDTGDDRLFLVSPLIICHEFNEGSPFWEISQEQLEREEFEVVVILEGMVEATVTLTPNGCPQCQGVHPPLKLVHPAPATSGVHLSKCITAGMDMPQGQKGTAWRRRCVLCKMKSPITCTTCLWCR from the exons ATGAATTGCTTCAAAAGGCGTTTTGGACAGGATGTGGAGAAACAGGACCAAAAGCTGTCAAAACCAAGATGGGATACACCCAAAAACAAG GTGCCCACAGACCGGACCATGGTGGTGGGTGGCAGGCAAGGTGGGGGCTGTAAAGGTTTCAACCGTTCAGGACATACCCTGAGGAAACGGCGCCAGCGCTACGTGGAGAAGGACGGCAAGTGCAACGTGCATCACGGCAACGTGCGTGAGAAATACCGCTACATGACAGACATCTTCACTACCCTGGTGGACCTGAAGTGGCGCTTTAACCTGCTGGTGTTCACCCTGGTCTACACAACCACCTGGGTATTCTTCGGTCTCATCTGGTGGCTCATCGCCTACATCCGCGGAGACCTGGACCACACCGACGATGGAGACTGGATCCCCTGCGTCAACAACCTCAACGGCTTCGTCTCCGCCTTTCTCTTCTCCATCGAGACGGAGACCACCATCGGCTACGGCTACCGGGTCATCACTGATAAATGTCCAGAGGGGATTCTCCTGCTTTTAGTCCAGGCCATCCTGGGCTCCATTGTCAATGCCTTCATGGTGGGATGCATGTTCGTCAAGATCTCCCAGCCAAAGAAGCGAGCCGAGACTCTCATGTTCTCCCACAAGGCGGTGATCTCTGTGAGGGACAGCAAGCTGTGTCTGATGTTCAGGGTCGGAGACCTAAGGAACTCACACATCGTGGAGGCCTCCATCCGGGCCAAGCTGATCCGCTCCAAGCAGACCAAGGAAGGGGAGTTTATCCCTCTCAATCAGATGGATATCAATGTGGGCTTCGATACGGGGGACGACAGGCTCTTCCTGGTGTCGCCACTCATCATCTGTCATGAGTTCAACGAGGGCAGTCCCTTCTGGGAGATCTCACAGgaacagctggagagagaggagtttgAGGTAGTGGTCATCCTGGAGGGCATGGTGGAAGCCACAG tgacactgactccgaatgggtgcccccagtgccaaggtgtccatcccccactgaagctggttcatccagctcctgccacaagtggtgttcatctgtcCAAATGTATTACTGCAGGCATGGAtatgcctcagggccaaaagggcacagcatggaggcgtcgctgtgttctctgcaaaatgaagtcccccatcacctgcaccacatgtttgtggtgcaggtga